The genomic window CAACTACTGAACCAATAGTCGTTGCATAGGGAAAATGGAATATCAACATACCAATAGTACATAAAACTCCTAAGATAATTGCCTCTTTAAATTGTCCTAAAAAAAAGCTTGAAAATGTTTTTTCGGTAGTAAGTAAAACACTCTGCAGTTTTTCCCTTTTTTCTTTACTAAGATATGCATTGGTTAATTTTTGATAATTTTTCTGTAAAATAGTTTTATCAAAAAGAATGTAAAAACTAAAAACGATTGCCAGGGCTATTTCAACTATCTTATTAAATATGATACCTATAAAAGAGACTGAACCAAATGCCCACTTATTCAACAATTCAAGAAGCCTATTTAATGCCGCTTCTCCGCTGATATCAATCTCAGATAATCTTTCCCCAATAATTGGATATTTTTCAACATGGCCCATTATCCACTGTACAGAATTTTCATAAATAACCGGTAGTTCGGTGGTTGCCAGTTGAACAAATACAATAATTTGCGGAATAAGTATATTAAGAAAAAAGTAAGTTGCTAATATTACAGTTAAAATTGATAAAAGAATGCTGACAAATCTGCGGGTCTTTATAATTAGCTTATTCTTGCTGTTGGGAAAATACAGTCTTTCATATCTTGTTACTATTATATTCAAGACAAATGCTATTCCTGCACCAATTAGCAAGGGGGAAATAATATTATATAAATATTTAATAAGGTCAAGGAATTTGTTAAAATTTAATATTATTAATAGTATTAAACCTATCAGTATAATTGTCCTTGTCGTTATTTTTTGTTTTCCTTCACTTGTTTCTTTTTGTCCCAACATATTAAAACCTTTTTTGATTATATTAACAGGCTAAAATGTTATTTTGCCCTGATTTTATATTATATTTATGAATATACTATTTTATTGTTAAAAAAAATACTTATATTTATTTATTTTTGGAGAATTTTGTTAAATATAATATATTATTGTACCATCTTTCAACCCTGTAATAAATTTATCTTTTTAAAATACTTCCTCTGTATAAGAATTTACAATTTCTACCATTCTCATACCAGGTATCTGTACACAGATACGAAAAAGCAAAAGATCGAACCTGAAGAATTGCTGTTAATAATTATATTAGACATGGTTTTATTATTTTGAAAATTTATCTGTTTAAAAAATAAGACTCACCTTGTTTGACAAGGAGAGCCTTCAGAAGAGTGATTGATTATAGGGAGGTTGCCTGTTATTTTTATTTTATCACAATACAGAGAAAATACAATCAAAGATTAATTTGAAAGTTCTTGTTCTTATTTATATCTGTAATTATTAGATATCTTTAATTTCCATTATTGCTTCTTTAAAGGCATTGGTCAATATCACAACATCCTGGTTAAGGGTTATGCCATCAAATCCGTCTTGAAGATACTTTTTAGCTTCTTTTTCATTTTATTTTCCATTTTATAACCTTCCGACTTCCTTAATTATATTTTAATATATCATATTTAATTTTAGAATATAAGGAGACTTGGGTTTCTTATTTTTATATATTACTTCCGCTACTGATTGTCTGCTATATTGATATATTGTCTATGTTATAATTATAATATCCCTGGAATTGTTAACTTGTGGCTTGAGTAAAGTCAATCAAAAAAGTTTATTTTTTTTGCAAACACCTGTGGAATTCTGATTGTAATATTATTTTAAAGGAAAAT from Atribacterota bacterium includes these protein-coding regions:
- a CDS encoding AI-2E family transporter, which encodes MLGQKETSEGKQKITTRTIILIGLILLIILNFNKFLDLIKYLYNIISPLLIGAGIAFVLNIIVTRYERLYFPNSKNKLIIKTRRFVSILLSILTVILATYFFLNILIPQIIVFVQLATTELPVIYENSVQWIMGHVEKYPIIGERLSEIDISGEAALNRLLELLNKWAFGSVSFIGIIFNKIVEIALAIVFSFYILFDKTILQKNYQKLTNAYLSKEKREKLQSVLLTTEKTFSSFFLGQFKEAIILGVLCTIGMLIFHFPYATTIGSVVGLTALIPMIGAYLGAGVGFLLIFMVDAIQALLFLLFIVILQQIESNFIYPKVVGDTIGLPGIWVFAAIIVGGAFLGIMGILLGVPMAATIYKLIDKSINKNTK